The following coding sequences lie in one Burkholderia cepacia genomic window:
- a CDS encoding peptidoglycan DD-metalloendopeptidase family protein, which yields MSMLRAMQNNRSREPLTLAQRAICVAAFSTLLAACATRLDNAPVVDRSGSLGTTGTAQPAAPLPPAPPGYYRVKPGDTLYRIALENGQNYRDIAAWNNLSNPNQIEVDQLLRVSPQAGAAVAGTQVAAPIAGAAVATAPLSSGPATPAAGTSSTLATPPAAAAGSSDTAAAPSGPVTFAWPARGPVLNGFDDAKNKGVNIGGTAGETVKAAADGRVVYSGNGLRGYGNLIIIKHDATYLTAYAHNRALMVKEGDAVTKGQKIAEMGNSDADRVMLHFEVRRQGKPVDPLKYLPPQ from the coding sequence ATGAGTATGTTGCGCGCGATGCAAAACAACCGATCCAGGGAACCGCTCACACTCGCCCAGCGCGCGATCTGTGTGGCTGCGTTCTCCACGCTACTGGCCGCCTGTGCGACGCGGCTCGACAACGCGCCTGTCGTCGATCGCTCCGGCTCGCTCGGCACGACCGGCACCGCGCAGCCCGCGGCGCCGCTTCCGCCGGCGCCCCCGGGTTACTACCGGGTAAAGCCGGGTGACACGCTGTACCGGATCGCGCTCGAAAACGGGCAGAACTATCGCGACATCGCCGCGTGGAACAACCTGTCGAACCCGAATCAGATTGAAGTCGACCAGCTGCTGCGCGTTTCGCCGCAGGCGGGCGCCGCCGTTGCGGGCACGCAGGTCGCTGCGCCGATCGCGGGCGCCGCCGTCGCGACCGCGCCGCTCAGCAGCGGCCCGGCAACGCCGGCTGCCGGCACGTCCTCCACGCTCGCCACGCCGCCGGCTGCGGCCGCCGGCTCGAGCGATACGGCAGCGGCCCCGAGCGGCCCCGTGACGTTCGCATGGCCCGCGCGCGGCCCCGTGCTGAACGGGTTCGACGACGCGAAGAACAAGGGTGTCAACATCGGCGGCACGGCCGGCGAGACCGTGAAGGCGGCGGCCGACGGCCGCGTCGTCTACTCCGGTAACGGCCTGCGCGGCTACGGCAACCTCATTATCATCAAACACGACGCGACTTACCTCACGGCGTATGCACACAATCGTGCTTTGATGGTAAAAGAGGGGGACGCGGTAACGAAGGGGCAGAAGATCGCCGAGATGGGTAACAGCGATGCCGACCGCGTGATGCTGCATTTCGAGGTTCGCCGGCAGGGTAAGCCTGTCGATCCGCTGAAGTATTTGCCGCCTCAATAA
- a CDS encoding endonuclease/exonuclease/phosphatase family protein, whose protein sequence is MRLIDWNIQWGRDADGIVDLPRTVSAIQRLGDFDVLCLQEVTRGFGALPGQPGPDQFAELAVLLPGYTIIGAIGADLPAIEPGAPRRQFGNAIATRLPVGRVLRQLLPWPADAGAPSMPRVALDVELQAPFGPLRVVTTHLEYYSARQRLAQVDALRGRHREACAHAERPAPAETAEGPFSATGQPRDAIVCGDFNSAFDSDAYRRFLEPIADAPRFVDAWVAQHPGRTPPPTAGVYDTVQWSEGPLACDFAFVTETMLPRVTRCDIDGVVRASDHQPVLLELA, encoded by the coding sequence ATGCGACTGATCGACTGGAACATCCAATGGGGTCGGGACGCGGACGGCATCGTCGACCTTCCCCGCACCGTCTCGGCGATCCAGCGGCTCGGCGATTTCGACGTACTGTGCCTGCAGGAGGTCACGCGCGGCTTCGGCGCGCTGCCCGGGCAGCCCGGCCCCGACCAGTTCGCCGAACTCGCGGTGCTGCTGCCCGGCTATACGATCATCGGAGCGATCGGCGCCGACCTGCCGGCCATCGAACCGGGCGCACCGCGCCGCCAGTTCGGCAACGCGATCGCGACGCGGCTTCCGGTCGGGCGCGTGCTGCGCCAGTTGCTGCCGTGGCCGGCCGACGCCGGTGCGCCGTCGATGCCGCGCGTCGCGCTGGACGTCGAACTGCAGGCCCCGTTCGGTCCGCTGCGCGTGGTGACCACCCATCTGGAATATTATTCGGCGCGCCAGCGGCTCGCCCAGGTCGACGCGCTGCGCGGCCGGCATCGCGAGGCCTGCGCGCACGCAGAACGTCCGGCGCCCGCCGAGACCGCCGAGGGGCCGTTCAGCGCGACCGGCCAGCCGCGCGACGCGATCGTCTGCGGCGACTTCAACAGTGCGTTCGACAGCGACGCATATCGGCGCTTCCTGGAACCGATCGCGGACGCGCCGCGCTTCGTCGACGCATGGGTCGCGCAACACCCGGGGCGCACGCCGCCACCGACGGCCGGCGTCTACGATACGGTGCAATGGTCGGAAGGGCCGCTCGCATGCGACTTCGCATTCGTGACCGAGACAATGCTGCCGCGCGTCACGCGCTGCGACATCGACGGCGTCGTGCGCGCGTCGGATCACCAGCCGGTGCTGCTCGAACTGGCCTGA
- a CDS encoding 3'-5' exonuclease has product MTPILVFDIETIPDVDGIRRLEDLPATLDDAAVAEHAFAARREKTGGDFLPHHLQRIAAISCVFRDNNGFRVRSLGTPQDNEATLIQSFYRVIEKYTPQLVSWNGGGFDLPVLHYRALVHGIPATRYWDLGEDDREFKWNNYISRYHSRHTDLMDVLAMYQARANAPLDALAKLCGFPGKLGMDGSQVWPAFRDGRIDEIRNYCETDVVNTYLLYCRFQLMRGGLTPSEYADEILIVKNALALEPAPHWVEYLAGFDA; this is encoded by the coding sequence ATGACTCCGATTCTTGTTTTTGACATCGAGACGATTCCCGATGTCGACGGCATTCGCCGTCTGGAAGACCTGCCCGCGACGCTCGACGATGCCGCGGTGGCCGAACATGCATTCGCCGCACGCCGCGAGAAGACCGGCGGCGATTTCCTGCCGCATCACCTGCAGCGGATCGCGGCGATCTCGTGCGTGTTCCGCGACAACAACGGTTTTCGCGTGCGCTCGCTCGGCACGCCGCAGGACAATGAAGCGACGCTGATCCAGTCGTTCTACCGCGTGATCGAGAAATACACGCCGCAGCTCGTGTCGTGGAACGGCGGTGGCTTCGATCTGCCGGTGCTGCATTACCGTGCGCTCGTGCACGGCATCCCCGCGACCCGCTACTGGGATCTCGGCGAGGACGACCGCGAATTCAAGTGGAACAACTACATCTCGCGCTATCACTCGCGGCATACCGACCTGATGGACGTGCTCGCGATGTATCAGGCGCGCGCCAACGCGCCGCTCGACGCGCTGGCGAAGCTGTGCGGTTTCCCCGGCAAGCTCGGGATGGACGGCAGCCAGGTGTGGCCGGCGTTCCGGGATGGCCGGATCGATGAAATCCGCAACTATTGCGAAACCGACGTCGTCAACACCTACCTGCTGTACTGCCGGTTCCAGTTGATGCGCGGTGGTCTGACACCGAGCGAGTACGCGGACGAGATCCTGATCGTGAAGAACGCGCTCGCGCTGGAGCCGGCGCCGCACTGGGTTGAGTACCTGGCCGGTTTCGACGCGTAG
- the rpoS gene encoding RNA polymerase sigma factor RpoS yields MPKSKRHEPQAESEKISRATQASVGRAGASTDDEDDIADNERDIEARDAEADGGDDEREGRPEAAPDVDDFRTMLQAELTADTIQHYLNRISVKPLLTVEEEQRYSRLAKAGEFEARQVMIERNLRLVVSIAKGYLNRGVPLLDLIEEGNLGLMHAIEKFDPTRGFRFSTYATWWIRQSIERAIMNQARTVRLPVHVIRELNQVLRAKRHLEKNSMSTGEAAERREASIDDIAYLTGKTAEEVTDILALNEHTASLDAPLDLDPASSLLDLLPDDQSQSPDAEVQHRELETLTRAWLSRLSDKHRHVIERRFGLNHIEPATLEELADEMGLTRERVRQIQQEALVRLKRFFASNGVRKDAVL; encoded by the coding sequence ATGCCGAAATCGAAGCGCCACGAGCCGCAAGCCGAGTCTGAGAAGATCAGTCGTGCCACGCAAGCATCGGTGGGGCGAGCAGGTGCTTCGACGGACGACGAGGACGATATCGCGGACAACGAACGCGATATCGAGGCGCGCGACGCCGAGGCGGACGGTGGCGATGACGAGCGCGAAGGCCGCCCGGAAGCGGCGCCCGACGTCGACGATTTCCGCACGATGCTGCAGGCCGAGCTCACGGCCGACACGATCCAGCATTACCTGAACCGAATCAGCGTGAAGCCGCTGCTGACCGTCGAGGAAGAGCAGCGCTATTCGCGCCTGGCGAAGGCCGGCGAATTCGAGGCGCGGCAGGTGATGATCGAGCGCAACTTGCGCCTCGTCGTCAGCATCGCGAAGGGATACCTGAACCGTGGTGTGCCGCTGCTCGACCTGATTGAGGAAGGCAACCTCGGCCTGATGCACGCGATCGAGAAGTTCGACCCGACGCGCGGGTTCCGTTTCTCGACCTATGCGACGTGGTGGATCCGGCAGAGCATCGAGCGGGCGATCATGAATCAGGCCCGCACGGTGCGCCTGCCCGTGCACGTCATCCGCGAACTGAACCAGGTGCTGCGCGCGAAGCGCCACCTCGAAAAGAATTCGATGTCGACGGGCGAGGCGGCCGAGCGCCGTGAAGCCAGCATCGACGACATCGCCTATCTCACCGGCAAGACCGCCGAGGAAGTCACCGACATCCTTGCGCTCAACGAGCACACGGCGTCGCTCGACGCGCCGCTCGACCTCGATCCCGCGAGCAGCCTGCTCGACCTGCTGCCCGACGATCAGAGCCAGTCACCCGACGCCGAGGTGCAGCACCGCGAGCTCGAAACGCTGACGCGCGCGTGGCTGTCGCGGTTGTCCGACAAGCATCGGCACGTGATCGAGCGCCGCTTCGGCCTGAACCATATCGAACCGGCGACGCTCGAGGAGCTCGCCGACGAGATGGGGCTCACGCGCGAGCGCGTGCGGCAGATCCAGCAGGAAGCGCTGGTGCGCCTCAAGCGGTTCTTTGCCTCCAACGGCGTGCGCAAGGACGCCGTTCTGTAA
- the surE gene encoding 5'/3'-nucleotidase SurE, whose protein sequence is MRILLSNDDGYLAPGLAALSQALQPLAELTVIAPEQNCSGASNSLTLSRPLSVQRAAGTGFFYVNGTPTDSVHVALTGMADAKPDLVVSGINNGQNMGEDTLYSGTVAAATEGIMFGVPAIAFSLADKGWTHLADAARVAAEIVEHYLAHPLPGNPLLNVNIPNLPYDELKGWKVTRLGKRHPSQPVIRQTDPRGEPIYWIGAAGAAMDASDGTDFHAVANGFVSITPLQLDLTHTQMLPATREWARAGGRAS, encoded by the coding sequence ATGCGAATCCTACTCAGCAACGACGACGGCTATCTCGCCCCCGGTCTCGCCGCGCTCAGCCAAGCGCTGCAGCCGCTGGCCGAGCTCACGGTGATCGCGCCCGAGCAGAACTGCAGCGGCGCGTCGAATTCCCTCACGTTGTCGCGGCCGCTGTCGGTACAGCGTGCGGCGGGTACGGGTTTCTTCTACGTGAACGGCACGCCGACCGATTCGGTGCACGTCGCGTTGACGGGGATGGCCGATGCGAAGCCGGATCTCGTCGTTTCCGGGATCAACAACGGCCAGAACATGGGCGAAGACACGCTCTATTCAGGGACAGTTGCGGCCGCCACCGAAGGCATCATGTTCGGCGTGCCGGCCATCGCATTCTCGCTGGCCGACAAGGGCTGGACCCATCTGGCGGACGCCGCGCGCGTCGCCGCGGAGATCGTCGAGCACTACCTCGCGCATCCGCTGCCGGGCAACCCGCTGCTGAACGTCAATATTCCGAATCTGCCGTACGACGAACTGAAGGGCTGGAAGGTCACGCGTCTCGGCAAGCGTCATCCGTCGCAGCCGGTGATTCGCCAGACCGACCCGCGTGGCGAGCCGATCTACTGGATCGGCGCCGCGGGCGCGGCGATGGACGCGAGCGACGGCACCGATTTCCACGCCGTCGCAAACGGTTTCGTGTCGATCACGCCGCTGCAGCTGGACCTCACGCATACGCAGATGCTGCCCGCGACGCGCGAATGGGCGCGCGCCGGAGGGCGGGCTTCATGA
- the rlmD gene encoding 23S rRNA (uracil(1939)-C(5))-methyltransferase RlmD: protein MSEAVPTSARKSKNAPVAPGPAPVLEIESLDMEARGVGRTITEDGEPGKVIFVEGALPGERVTYSSYRRKPSYEQATVVDILRPSVMRTQPKCKFFGTCGGCSMQHLDMRAQVAVKQRVLEDNLWHLAKLRAETMFAPIHGPSWGYRYRARLTVRNVAKKGGVLVGFHEKKSSYVADMTSCEVLPPHVSAMLVPLRRLVEGLSIRDRMPQIELAVGSEVTALVLRVLEPINADDEALLRAFADEHKVQFWLQPKGPDTVTPFYPLDVALDYTLPEFGIRMPFKPTDFTQVNHQINRVLVGRALRLLAPSRDDRVLDLFCGIGNFTLPLARLSREVMGIEGSDTLTTRALANARENGVDGHTTFACRNLFEVTGDDLRALGAFDKFLIDPPREGALAVSKALAEIAQSGEGPLPKRIVYVSCNPSTLARDAGLLVHEAGYRLKGAGVVNMFPNTSHVESIALFERD, encoded by the coding sequence GTGTCCGAAGCCGTCCCCACTTCTGCGCGCAAATCGAAAAATGCGCCCGTCGCGCCCGGGCCCGCCCCGGTTCTCGAGATCGAATCGCTCGACATGGAAGCGCGCGGTGTCGGCCGCACGATCACCGAGGATGGCGAGCCGGGCAAGGTCATCTTCGTCGAAGGCGCGTTGCCGGGCGAGCGCGTGACCTATTCGAGCTACCGCCGCAAGCCGAGCTACGAGCAGGCGACGGTTGTCGATATTCTGCGCCCGAGCGTGATGCGCACGCAGCCCAAATGCAAGTTCTTCGGTACTTGTGGCGGCTGCTCGATGCAGCATCTCGACATGCGTGCACAGGTGGCGGTCAAGCAGCGCGTGCTCGAGGACAACCTGTGGCACCTGGCGAAGCTGCGCGCGGAAACGATGTTCGCGCCGATCCACGGCCCGTCGTGGGGCTATCGCTACCGTGCGCGCCTGACCGTGCGCAACGTGGCGAAGAAGGGCGGCGTGCTGGTCGGCTTCCACGAGAAGAAGAGCAGCTATGTTGCCGACATGACGAGCTGCGAAGTGCTGCCGCCGCACGTGTCGGCGATGCTGGTGCCGCTGCGCCGGCTCGTCGAGGGGCTGTCGATCCGCGATCGGATGCCGCAGATCGAGCTGGCGGTCGGTTCGGAAGTCACGGCGCTCGTGCTGCGCGTGCTGGAGCCGATCAACGCGGACGACGAAGCGCTGCTGCGCGCGTTCGCGGACGAGCACAAGGTGCAGTTCTGGCTGCAGCCGAAGGGCCCGGACACGGTGACGCCGTTCTATCCGCTCGACGTGGCGCTCGACTACACGCTGCCGGAATTCGGCATCCGCATGCCGTTCAAGCCGACCGACTTCACGCAGGTCAACCACCAGATCAACCGCGTGCTGGTGGGGCGTGCGCTGCGCCTGCTCGCGCCGTCGCGCGACGACCGCGTGCTGGACCTGTTCTGCGGGATCGGCAACTTCACGCTGCCGCTCGCGCGACTGTCGCGCGAAGTGATGGGCATCGAGGGCAGCGACACGCTGACGACGCGGGCGCTGGCGAATGCGCGCGAGAACGGTGTCGACGGTCATACGACGTTCGCGTGCCGGAACCTGTTCGAAGTGACGGGTGACGACCTCCGCGCGCTTGGTGCATTCGACAAGTTCCTGATCGACCCGCCGCGCGAAGGCGCGCTCGCGGTGTCGAAGGCGCTGGCCGAGATCGCGCAGAGCGGCGAAGGCCCGCTGCCGAAGCGGATCGTCTACGTGTCGTGCAACCCGTCGACGCTCGCACGCGACGCGGGCCTGCTCGTGCACGAGGCCGGTTACCGGCTCAAGGGCGCCGGAGTCGTGAACATGTTCCCGAATACGTCGCACGTCGAATCGATCGCGCTGTTCGAGCGCGACTGA
- a CDS encoding protein-L-isoaspartate(D-aspartate) O-methyltransferase, with amino-acid sequence MSGERAKRFPLALEDLKRAPRKSEGRAGERHAAVAVPKAADKPAAVLKPVAVKPAAVRSAAHGPTAAKPATAPKPTALKPAMPKPAAPSVAPAGAFALTSERVRERMVERLRANGVTDARVLDAMAAVPRHMFVDPGLATQAYEDSALPIGHQQTISKPSVVARMIELAMAGRTLERVLEIGTGCGYQAAVLSHVARDVYSIERIKPLYERAKLNLRPLRVPNIRLHYGDGRVGLPSAAPFDAIVIAAAGLDVPQALLEQLAIGGRLVAPVGAQSGQHQVLTLVERVAHAQWRESRLDRVFFVPLKSGVI; translated from the coding sequence ATGAGCGGCGAGCGCGCGAAGCGGTTCCCGCTCGCGCTCGAAGATCTCAAGCGAGCGCCACGCAAATCGGAAGGTCGGGCCGGTGAACGCCATGCGGCGGTTGCGGTGCCGAAGGCTGCCGACAAGCCCGCTGCCGTGCTGAAACCGGTTGCGGTGAAGCCTGCCGCCGTGCGGTCGGCGGCGCACGGTCCCACGGCCGCGAAGCCGGCGACCGCGCCGAAGCCGACCGCGCTGAAGCCCGCGATGCCGAAACCGGCTGCGCCGAGCGTCGCGCCGGCCGGCGCGTTCGCGCTCACGTCGGAACGCGTGCGCGAGCGGATGGTCGAACGACTGCGCGCGAACGGCGTGACCGACGCGCGCGTGCTGGACGCGATGGCCGCGGTGCCGCGCCACATGTTCGTGGATCCGGGGCTCGCGACGCAGGCCTACGAGGATTCGGCGTTGCCGATCGGCCACCAGCAAACCATTTCCAAGCCGTCGGTTGTCGCGCGCATGATCGAGCTCGCGATGGCCGGCCGCACACTCGAGCGCGTGCTCGAGATCGGCACGGGGTGCGGCTATCAGGCCGCCGTGCTGAGCCACGTGGCACGCGACGTGTATTCGATTGAACGCATCAAGCCGCTCTATGAGCGCGCGAAGCTGAACCTGCGGCCGCTGCGCGTGCCGAACATCCGTCTGCACTACGGCGACGGGCGTGTCGGCTTGCCGTCCGCGGCCCCGTTCGACGCGATCGTGATCGCGGCGGCGGGGCTCGACGTGCCGCAGGCGCTGCTCGAGCAGCTCGCGATCGGCGGGCGGCTCGTCGCGCCGGTCGGCGCGCAGAGCGGGCAGCATCAGGTGCTCACGCTCGTCGAGCGCGTCGCGCACGCGCAATGGCGAGAGTCACGGCTTGATCGCGTTTTCTTTGTCCCTTTAAAATCCGGAGTGATTTGA